In the genome of Massilia sp. PAMC28688, one region contains:
- the gcvP gene encoding aminomethyl-transferring glycine dehydrogenase → MTRSSLTQLEARDSFIPRHIGPSDSEQAAMLSTLGYPSRAALIDAIVPAHIRTKSRLELGQFFDPMPEQAALAKLKGIAAKNKVMKSMIGQGYYNTHTPGVILRNIFENPAWYTAYTPYQPEISQGRLEAILNFQQMITDLTGMGIANSSMLDEGTAAAEAMTLIQRVGKSASNVFYVADDVLPQTLEVIQTRARPIGVEVRVIAADAVATLSEPCFGVLLQYPGVHGDVRDYRAAVERLHAAGTMVVAAADLLALTLLTPPGEWGADVVVGNSQRFGVPLGFGGPHAGYLATRDEFKRSMAGRLVGVTIDAQGNKAYRLALQTREQHIRREKATSNICTAQVLLAVMAGMYAVYHGPKGLERIAQRVHRFTNILAAKLGQLGYEIVNSTYFDTLTIRTGRAAELLSAAEAKGVNLRRAGEAMVGVSLDETTTREDLALLWSIFAQGVANAPAAPDFDAFEAAAQTAFPDNLARTSAYLTHPTFNRYHAEHEMLRYLRSLADKDLALDRTMIPLGSCTMKLNATSEMIPVTWPEFSNIHPFAPDAQTVGYREMIGQLEEMLCAVTGYAAISLQPNAGSQGEYAGLLVIQAYHESRGEGHRNICLIPSSAHGTNPASANMVGMKVVVTACDDNGNVDLDDLRAKAEKHSENLACVMVTYPSTHGVFEEGITELCEIIHSHGGQVYIDGANMNALVGVAAPGSFGGDVSHLNLHKTFCIPHGGGGPGVGPIGVGAHLAKFLPNQRSSGYTRDEAGIGAVSAAPYGSASILPISWMYIAMMGGEGLTAATETAILAANYIARRLAPHYPVLYTGHDGLVAHECILDLRPITDATGISNEDVAKRLMDFGFHAPTMSFPVPGTLMIEPTESESKAEIDRFIEAMITIHAEIVKVERGEYDRMDNPLKGAPHTAEVLTADVWEHKYSREVAAFPVASLRKQKYWPPVGRADNVYGDRNLFCGCAPISDYE, encoded by the coding sequence ATGACCCGCTCCAGCCTGACCCAACTCGAAGCACGCGACTCCTTCATCCCGCGCCATATCGGTCCCTCCGACAGCGAACAGGCAGCCATGCTGTCGACGCTGGGATACCCGTCGCGCGCGGCGCTGATCGACGCCATCGTCCCTGCCCATATCCGTACCAAGAGCCGGCTCGAACTGGGCCAGTTCTTCGACCCCATGCCGGAGCAGGCCGCACTGGCCAAACTGAAGGGCATCGCCGCCAAGAACAAGGTCATGAAGTCGATGATCGGCCAGGGCTACTACAACACCCATACGCCCGGCGTCATCCTGCGCAACATCTTTGAAAACCCGGCCTGGTACACCGCCTACACGCCCTACCAGCCCGAGATTTCGCAGGGCCGCCTGGAAGCGATCCTGAACTTCCAGCAGATGATCACCGACCTGACCGGCATGGGCATCGCCAATTCGTCGATGCTTGACGAAGGCACCGCCGCCGCCGAAGCCATGACGCTGATCCAGCGCGTGGGCAAGTCGGCATCGAACGTGTTCTACGTGGCCGACGACGTGCTGCCGCAGACGCTGGAAGTGATCCAGACCCGCGCCCGCCCGATTGGCGTGGAAGTGCGGGTGATCGCCGCCGACGCCGTCGCCACGCTGTCGGAGCCGTGCTTCGGCGTGCTGCTGCAGTACCCGGGCGTACACGGCGACGTGCGCGACTACCGCGCCGCGGTCGAAAGGCTGCACGCGGCCGGCACCATGGTCGTTGCCGCCGCCGACCTGCTGGCCCTGACCCTGCTCACGCCACCGGGCGAATGGGGCGCCGACGTGGTGGTAGGTAACAGCCAGCGCTTTGGCGTGCCGCTCGGATTCGGCGGCCCGCACGCCGGCTACCTGGCCACGCGCGACGAATTCAAGCGCAGCATGGCCGGGCGCCTGGTGGGGGTGACCATCGACGCCCAGGGCAACAAGGCATACCGCCTGGCCCTGCAAACGCGCGAACAGCACATCCGCCGTGAAAAGGCGACCTCCAACATCTGTACCGCACAGGTGCTGCTGGCCGTCATGGCCGGCATGTACGCGGTCTACCACGGCCCCAAGGGGCTGGAGCGCATCGCCCAGCGCGTGCACCGCTTCACCAACATCCTGGCCGCCAAGCTGGGGCAGCTCGGCTATGAGATCGTCAACAGCACTTACTTCGACACCCTGACCATCCGCACCGGCCGCGCGGCCGAACTGCTGTCGGCAGCCGAAGCGAAGGGTGTGAACCTGCGCCGCGCCGGCGAGGCCATGGTGGGCGTGTCGCTGGACGAAACCACGACCCGCGAAGACCTGGCCCTGCTGTGGTCCATCTTCGCGCAGGGCGTGGCCAACGCGCCGGCCGCACCGGACTTTGACGCATTTGAAGCTGCTGCCCAGACCGCGTTCCCGGACAACCTGGCCCGTACCAGCGCCTACCTGACCCACCCGACCTTCAACCGCTACCACGCCGAGCACGAAATGCTGCGCTACCTGCGCAGCCTGGCCGACAAGGACCTGGCGCTGGACCGCACCATGATCCCGCTTGGCTCGTGCACCATGAAGCTCAATGCCACCAGCGAGATGATCCCGGTCACCTGGCCGGAATTTTCGAACATCCACCCGTTTGCACCGGATGCCCAGACCGTGGGCTACCGCGAGATGATCGGCCAGCTCGAAGAGATGCTGTGCGCCGTCACCGGTTACGCCGCCATTTCGCTGCAGCCCAACGCCGGTTCGCAGGGTGAATACGCCGGCCTGCTGGTGATCCAGGCCTACCACGAATCGCGTGGCGAAGGCCACCGCAACATTTGCCTGATCCCGTCGTCGGCCCACGGCACCAACCCTGCATCGGCCAACATGGTGGGCATGAAGGTCGTGGTCACGGCCTGCGACGACAACGGCAACGTGGACCTGGACGACCTGCGCGCCAAGGCGGAAAAGCACAGCGAGAACCTGGCGTGCGTGATGGTCACCTACCCTTCCACCCACGGCGTGTTTGAAGAAGGCATTACGGAGCTGTGCGAGATCATCCATTCGCACGGGGGCCAGGTCTATATCGACGGCGCCAACATGAATGCGCTGGTCGGCGTGGCAGCTCCGGGCAGCTTTGGCGGCGACGTCAGCCACCTGAACCTGCACAAGACCTTCTGCATCCCGCACGGCGGCGGCGGACCGGGCGTGGGCCCGATCGGCGTGGGCGCCCACCTGGCCAAGTTCCTGCCCAACCAGCGTTCAAGCGGTTATACCCGTGACGAAGCCGGCATCGGCGCGGTCAGCGCGGCGCCGTACGGCTCGGCCAGCATCCTGCCGATTTCGTGGATGTATATCGCCATGATGGGCGGCGAAGGCCTGACCGCCGCCACCGAAACCGCGATCCTGGCTGCCAACTACATTGCACGGCGCCTGGCACCGCACTACCCCGTGCTGTACACCGGCCACGATGGCCTGGTGGCGCACGAGTGCATCCTGGACCTGCGCCCGATCACCGACGCCACCGGCATCAGCAATGAAGACGTGGCCAAGCGCCTGATGGACTTTGGCTTCCATGCACCGACCATGAGCTTCCCGGTACCGGGCACCCTCATGATTGAGCCGACCGAAAGCGAATCGAAGGCCGAGATCGACCGCTTCATCGAAGCCATGATCACCATCCACGCCGAAATCGTGAAGGTCGAGCGCGGCGAATATGACCGCATGGACAATCCGCTCAAGGGTGCGCCGCACACGGCAGAAGTGCTGACCGCCGACGTGTGGGAGCACAAGTACAGCCGCGAAGTGGCAGCCTTCCCGGTCGCCTCGCTGCGCAAGCAAAAGTACTGGCCGCCGGTCGGCCGCGCGGACAACGTGTATGGCGACCGGAACCTGTTCTGCGGCTGCGCACCGATCAGCGATTACGAGTAA
- a CDS encoding methyl-accepting chemotaxis protein, which yields MSPLPRLDTRHKLFACIGALLAACLTLAFWILGQAEQIALLSAGSGQKLSAAIKIYDTARITFWCAAVALTLVAVLGGAWLQAALDRPMEEAGALARRVAEGDLSGKVSDQGGAGGILLGAMQEMNERLAGMIVKVRSGTESIATSAGQIAAGSMSLSARTEEQAASLEETASSMGQLTATVRQNAEHAHQASQLAISASDVAVRGGAVVAEVVCTMASINESSSRIAEIINVIDGIAFQTNILALNAAVEAARAGEQGRGFAVVAGEVRSLAQRSAAAAQEIKLLIDDSVGKVSAGTELAGRAGKTMHDVVTSVKRVTDIIGEIAHASAEQTAGIDQINQAISAMDAATQQNAALVEQSAAAAASLRDEAGHLSRASAAFVLGPEHGVRKAAVHLVASNPHARATAGTATARSKAPAIHVVAPSPAARPQRQRGAMARLDLDWEEF from the coding sequence ATGTCCCCACTGCCCCGCCTCGATACCCGCCATAAACTATTTGCCTGCATCGGCGCGCTGCTTGCGGCGTGCCTGACGCTGGCGTTCTGGATCCTCGGCCAGGCAGAGCAGATTGCCCTGTTATCGGCCGGTTCCGGTCAAAAGTTAAGTGCTGCAATAAAAATTTACGACACCGCCCGCATCACCTTCTGGTGCGCGGCCGTGGCCCTGACGCTCGTTGCCGTGCTGGGCGGGGCCTGGCTGCAGGCGGCGCTGGATCGGCCCATGGAGGAAGCCGGCGCCCTGGCCCGGCGCGTGGCGGAAGGCGACCTGAGCGGAAAAGTCAGCGACCAGGGCGGCGCCGGCGGCATCTTGCTGGGCGCAATGCAGGAGATGAATGAACGCCTGGCGGGCATGATTGTCAAGGTGCGCAGCGGTACGGAAAGCATTGCCACCAGCGCCGGCCAGATCGCCGCCGGCAGCATGTCCTTGTCCGCGCGCACGGAAGAGCAGGCGGCATCGCTCGAAGAGACGGCCTCTTCAATGGGCCAGCTGACGGCCACGGTCCGCCAGAATGCCGAACACGCGCACCAGGCCAGCCAGCTTGCCATTTCAGCCTCCGACGTGGCAGTGCGCGGCGGTGCCGTGGTGGCCGAAGTGGTTTGCACCATGGCATCCATTAACGAATCGTCGAGCCGGATTGCCGAGATCATCAACGTCATCGACGGCATTGCTTTTCAGACCAACATCCTGGCCCTGAACGCGGCAGTGGAAGCGGCCCGCGCCGGCGAACAGGGACGCGGTTTCGCCGTGGTGGCTGGCGAAGTTCGCAGCCTGGCCCAGCGGTCGGCGGCAGCGGCGCAGGAAATCAAGCTGCTGATTGACGATTCCGTGGGCAAGGTCAGCGCCGGCACGGAACTGGCCGGGCGCGCGGGCAAGACCATGCATGACGTCGTCACGAGCGTCAAGCGGGTGACCGACATCATTGGCGAAATTGCCCATGCCAGCGCGGAACAGACAGCCGGCATCGACCAGATCAACCAGGCCATTTCAGCCATGGACGCGGCCACCCAGCAGAACGCGGCGCTGGTCGAGCAATCGGCGGCGGCGGCGGCCTCGCTGCGCGACGAAGCAGGTCACCTGTCACGCGCGTCGGCCGCCTTTGTCCTGGGGCCGGAACACGGGGTGCGCAAAGCAGCTGTGCACCTGGTCGCGAGCAATCCTCACGCCCGTGCAACAGCGGGCACGGCCACTGCCCGCAGCAAGGCCCCCGCCATCCATGTCGTGGCGCCGTCCCCTGCCGCGCGGCCCCAGCGTCAGCGCGGGGCAATGGCCCGGCTGGACCTGGATTGGGAAGAGTTCTGA
- a CDS encoding ATP-dependent Clp protease proteolytic subunit, translating into MTEQQTKSGTEAWFTLSGDVNSDMVHRVFESVSAMTEAGVERAHILIQSNGGYVSDGLCMYNFLSRAPIEFVMYNGGAVASIAVILFLSGTRRYASETARFMVHKSHATASPGARPDALNIIVEGLRADDARTESILRKHIELSPEQWAIHQYSDLHLTSRDAKAARMIDDVADFAPPRGVHIRNI; encoded by the coding sequence ATGACCGAACAACAAACGAAAAGTGGTACGGAAGCGTGGTTTACGCTCTCCGGTGACGTCAACAGCGATATGGTGCATCGCGTGTTCGAGAGTGTTTCGGCCATGACCGAGGCGGGCGTGGAACGGGCCCATATTCTGATCCAGTCCAACGGCGGCTACGTCAGCGATGGCCTGTGCATGTATAACTTCCTCTCCAGGGCGCCCATCGAATTCGTCATGTACAACGGCGGCGCGGTAGCGTCCATCGCCGTCATCCTGTTCCTGTCCGGTACGCGCCGCTACGCCAGCGAGACGGCGCGCTTCATGGTCCACAAGTCGCACGCCACCGCGTCGCCGGGCGCGCGCCCGGACGCGCTCAATATCATCGTCGAAGGCTTGCGGGCCGATGATGCGCGCACTGAATCCATTTTGCGCAAGCACATCGAACTGTCGCCGGAGCAGTGGGCCATTCACCAGTATTCCGACCTGCACCTCACCTCGCGCGACGCCAAGGCTGCGCGCATGATCGACGATGTGGCCGATTTTGCCCCGCCGCGGGGCGTCCATATCCGCAATATCTAG
- the gcvH gene encoding glycine cleavage system protein GcvH, translating to MNIPADLKYTESHEWVRAEADGTFTVGITEYAQDALGDIVFVELPKVGKSFSAGDDAAVVESVKAASDIYAPVSGEVVAINTAVTDAPDSINSDAYGAWLFKLKPADASSINGLLDAAAYGKNTAE from the coding sequence ATGAATATTCCTGCAGACCTGAAGTACACCGAGTCCCACGAGTGGGTACGCGCTGAAGCCGACGGCACCTTCACCGTCGGTATCACCGAATACGCGCAGGATGCCCTGGGCGACATCGTGTTCGTCGAACTGCCGAAGGTGGGCAAGTCCTTCAGCGCCGGCGACGACGCCGCCGTGGTGGAATCGGTCAAGGCCGCCAGCGACATCTACGCCCCGGTATCGGGCGAAGTCGTGGCCATCAATACCGCCGTCACCGACGCTCCGGACTCGATCAACAGCGACGCCTACGGCGCCTGGCTGTTCAAGTTGAAGCCCGCCGATGCGTCCTCGATCAACGGCCTGCTCGACGCAGCCGCCTACGGCAAGAACACCGCAGAGTAA
- the gcvT gene encoding glycine cleavage system aminomethyltransferase GcvT has protein sequence MTLKATPLNSAHRAAGAKMVDFGGWDMPVNYGSQIEEHHAVRTDVGMFDVSHMCVVDLEGDNVRAFLRGLLANNVDKLQVPGKALYSCMLNEQGFVIDDLIVYFFAENWFRLVVNAGTAEKDVAWISARNEATGSGVTITQRRDGADPMALIAVQGPNARAKVWEVLPTTKEASEPLKPFNAVIVKDTAFGDVMVARTGYTGEDGFELAFSASQAEALWNALLAAGVKPAGLGARDTLRLEAGMNLYGQDMDDTVNPLDAGLAWTVDLVSERDFVGKDALKAQGQNQQYVGLILREKGGILRAHQKIISASGSEGEITSGTFSPTMQQAIALARVPMDVAVGDTVHVEIRDKRLAASVIKLPFVRNGKILAA, from the coding sequence ATGACGCTTAAAGCGACCCCGCTCAATTCCGCACACCGCGCAGCCGGCGCCAAGATGGTCGATTTTGGCGGCTGGGACATGCCCGTCAACTACGGCTCGCAGATCGAAGAACACCATGCCGTGCGCACCGACGTGGGCATGTTCGATGTCTCCCACATGTGCGTGGTCGACCTCGAAGGCGACAATGTGCGCGCCTTCCTGCGCGGCCTGCTGGCCAATAACGTCGACAAGCTGCAGGTGCCGGGCAAGGCGCTCTACTCCTGCATGCTCAATGAGCAGGGCTTCGTCATCGACGACCTGATCGTGTACTTCTTTGCCGAAAACTGGTTCCGCCTGGTGGTCAACGCCGGCACCGCCGAGAAGGACGTGGCCTGGATCAGTGCCCGTAACGAGGCCACCGGTAGCGGCGTGACGATCACGCAGCGCCGCGACGGTGCCGACCCGATGGCGCTGATCGCCGTGCAGGGCCCGAATGCCCGTGCCAAGGTGTGGGAAGTGCTGCCCACCACCAAAGAGGCGTCCGAACCGCTCAAGCCCTTTAACGCCGTCATCGTCAAGGACACCGCGTTTGGCGACGTGATGGTGGCGCGCACCGGCTACACGGGCGAAGACGGTTTTGAACTGGCGTTCTCCGCGTCCCAGGCCGAGGCACTGTGGAATGCCCTGCTGGCGGCCGGCGTCAAGCCTGCGGGCCTGGGCGCGCGCGACACGCTGCGCCTGGAAGCGGGCATGAACCTGTACGGCCAGGACATGGACGACACGGTCAACCCGCTTGACGCCGGCCTGGCGTGGACCGTGGACCTGGTGTCCGAGCGCGACTTCGTAGGCAAGGATGCGCTCAAGGCGCAGGGCCAGAACCAGCAGTACGTGGGCCTGATCCTGCGTGAGAAAGGCGGCATCCTGCGCGCCCACCAGAAAATCATCAGCGCCTCCGGGAGCGAAGGCGAAATCACCAGTGGCACTTTCAGCCCCACCATGCAGCAGGCCATCGCCCTGGCGCGGGTGCCGATGGACGTCGCCGTGGGCGACACCGTTCACGTGGAAATCCGCGACAAGCGCCTGGCCGCCAGCGTAATCAAGCTGCCCTTCGTGCGAAACGGTAAAATCCTCGCTGCCTGA
- a CDS encoding DUF1631 family protein has translation MAPVASKPANAQKAAVSQHELLEALVEIVTKHANEQWLGVGTRLVSALLDVADPSMDARDVFLRVKSGNLLKEHSYAFLHLISEELEKSLRAEVAGLTPRPRATLISEAALTLVPFAEMDNRVAFDALSRPFEMKYATQIATLNVRLGYLLNRDILRLAQNPFRPELFLAALSSAWREFEPNEEAHGLITRLLRPEILFDLGPMYDALCDALVNKGTQPGSMDAYNIKKTECANAAKAKRAKKQEALAQQLRQFLTGEADSEFDAGIPLIPNLPQSTGGPGGWRPSAVHGFVPEPAAAQSAPVHGAAPHAMAAGASPFHGVQGGTHGFAAAGPGGPNPGGPFPGGPFPGGPIPDGPIPGGQFHSQVMAGGLMAQVAFGTSPQPHAATGAVLGQAGFGAAPAPLLDMLKTLQARMPEQFAATPSTPGAAQNADVFYLPRLKASIPQGSLSRGDESTIDLLSKIFDTVFLDPNIPKEIRELIQFLQIPVLKAALADKNFFFEEAHPARRMINLLTRLGPEQRSADDPLFQAMQRSVDKVGREEGQGDAAFASAVAELEDSIKAEESFEVEAIAAPIAAALKQEKVTAATRSAKSAVAARVSSGEVVAVLETFLEKKWTSVLTLAYTLEDEKPGAVGSATRTMDDLIWSVKPKITHEERRSLIAKLPTLLATLNKWLDIIQWQEADRLQFFAELAECHASIVRAPLDITPERQLEIAVEVAQEDAMRRLQKEKAAEQQPEQQIDAAAVTVEALERGAWMEFTQNDGTVRLAKLAWVSPLKTLYIFSVGARKESFSLSVEKLTAGVRQKKVSLVRTEGVVERALFDAMGVGAINDTTVMMDVAA, from the coding sequence ATGGCTCCAGTAGCGTCCAAACCGGCAAATGCACAGAAGGCGGCCGTGTCGCAGCATGAGCTGTTGGAAGCCTTGGTGGAGATCGTCACCAAGCACGCCAATGAGCAATGGCTCGGCGTCGGCACGCGCCTGGTATCGGCCCTGCTGGATGTGGCCGACCCAAGCATGGATGCGCGCGACGTCTTCTTGCGGGTGAAGTCGGGCAATTTGCTTAAAGAACACAGCTACGCCTTCCTGCACCTCATTTCTGAGGAGCTGGAAAAATCGCTGCGGGCCGAAGTGGCCGGCCTGACCCCCCGCCCGCGCGCCACCCTGATTTCCGAAGCGGCGCTCACGCTGGTGCCATTCGCCGAGATGGACAACCGGGTCGCCTTCGATGCCCTGAGCCGGCCGTTTGAAATGAAATATGCGACCCAGATTGCCACGCTGAACGTGCGCCTGGGTTACCTGCTCAACCGCGACATCCTGCGTCTTGCCCAAAACCCCTTCCGGCCAGAGCTGTTCCTCGCTGCGCTCAGCAGTGCCTGGCGCGAGTTTGAACCCAACGAAGAGGCACACGGCCTCATCACGCGCCTGCTGCGCCCGGAAATCCTGTTCGACCTGGGGCCGATGTACGACGCCTTGTGCGATGCCCTGGTCAACAAGGGGACCCAGCCGGGGTCGATGGACGCCTACAACATCAAGAAAACCGAATGTGCCAATGCCGCCAAGGCCAAGCGCGCCAAGAAGCAGGAAGCACTGGCCCAGCAGCTGCGCCAGTTCCTGACGGGCGAAGCGGACAGTGAGTTTGACGCCGGCATTCCCCTCATTCCGAATTTGCCGCAAAGTACCGGTGGCCCCGGCGGCTGGCGCCCGAGCGCCGTGCACGGTTTCGTGCCCGAACCGGCCGCAGCGCAGAGCGCACCCGTCCATGGCGCCGCGCCGCACGCGATGGCAGCGGGCGCGTCCCCGTTCCACGGCGTGCAGGGCGGCACGCACGGATTTGCCGCTGCCGGCCCGGGTGGCCCTAACCCGGGCGGCCCTTTCCCGGGCGGCCCTTTCCCGGGCGGCCCTATCCCGGACGGCCCTATCCCGGGTGGCCAGTTCCACAGCCAGGTGATGGCCGGGGGGCTGATGGCGCAGGTGGCCTTCGGCACGTCGCCCCAGCCGCACGCAGCCACTGGGGCCGTCCTCGGTCAGGCCGGCTTCGGCGCGGCCCCGGCGCCGCTGCTGGACATGCTCAAGACGCTGCAGGCGCGCATGCCCGAACAGTTTGCCGCCACGCCGTCCACCCCCGGCGCGGCCCAGAACGCGGACGTGTTCTACCTGCCGCGCCTGAAAGCGAGCATTCCGCAGGGCAGCCTGTCGCGCGGCGATGAAAGCACGATCGACCTGCTGTCGAAGATTTTCGACACCGTTTTCCTCGACCCGAATATTCCCAAGGAAATCCGGGAACTGATCCAGTTCCTGCAGATTCCCGTGCTCAAGGCCGCGCTGGCGGACAAGAATTTCTTCTTTGAAGAGGCGCATCCCGCGCGCCGCATGATCAACCTGCTCACCCGCCTGGGCCCCGAGCAGCGCAGCGCCGACGACCCCCTGTTCCAGGCCATGCAGCGCAGCGTCGACAAGGTCGGGCGCGAAGAAGGGCAGGGCGACGCCGCCTTTGCCAGTGCGGTGGCCGAGCTGGAAGATTCGATCAAGGCTGAGGAATCATTTGAAGTCGAGGCCATTGCCGCGCCCATCGCCGCCGCCCTCAAGCAGGAAAAGGTCACCGCCGCCACCCGTTCAGCCAAATCTGCCGTGGCCGCGCGCGTTTCCAGTGGCGAGGTGGTGGCCGTGCTGGAGACTTTCCTGGAAAAGAAATGGACCTCGGTACTGACCCTGGCTTACACGCTGGAAGACGAAAAGCCCGGTGCCGTCGGCAGCGCCACCCGCACCATGGATGACCTGATCTGGAGCGTCAAGCCCAAGATCACGCACGAGGAGCGCCGCTCCCTGATCGCCAAGCTGCCCACGCTGCTGGCCACGCTGAACAAGTGGCTCGACATCATCCAGTGGCAGGAGGCGGACCGCCTGCAGTTTTTTGCCGAACTGGCCGAATGCCACGCCTCCATCGTACGCGCGCCGCTCGACATCACGCCGGAACGTCAGCTGGAAATTGCCGTGGAAGTGGCGCAGGAAGACGCGATGCGCCGCCTGCAGAAGGAAAAGGCGGCCGAACAGCAGCCGGAGCAGCAGATCGACGCCGCCGCCGTCACGGTCGAAGCGCTCGAGCGCGGCGCCTGGATGGAATTTACCCAGAACGACGGCACCGTCCGGCTGGCCAAGCTGGCCTGGGTCAGCCCGCTCAAGACCCTGTACATCTTTTCGGTCGGCGCGCGCAAGGAGTCGTTCTCGCTCAGCGTGGAAAAGCTCACTGCCGGGGTGCGCCAGAAAAAGGTCAGCCTGGTGCGCACCGAAGGCGTGGTCGAGCGC